TAAAACATTGTGTATATTGGTGATTTTATCAAATACCGATAATTGCTTATACATTGCCTCTAAAGCATGTTCAAAAGCTTTATTAGGTGTAATTTGTCCATCAGTTGTAATGGTAAAAACCACTTTTTCATAATCTGGATTATCTTCAAACAATACCTTTTCAAGATCATACACAGCTTCTCTAACTGGAGTAAAAAAAGCATCTAAAGCAATGAAATTAGCATCAGTCAAAGTATTTCTAATTTCTTCACTTGGAACATAGCCTATACCTTTTTCTACAATTACAGTGAATTTTAAATCAGCATCTTCATTAATAGTCGCGAGATAACTATCAGCATTTACAACTTCAACAAGCTCATTTTGCAGATCTTTGCCATAAATTTCTTTTGGTCCTTTAAAATGAAACTCTATTGTTTCTTTTTCAGAATCGTTTTTTAATTTAAAACGAAGTTTTTTAAGATTAATAATAAAAAGAGCCACATCTTCAAGCATACCACGCATACTATCAAATTCATGAGTCACACCATCAATATGCACCGCTGTTGGCGCATAACCTATGGTACTAGTATAAAGTAAGCGACGAAGTGGATGGGCTAAAGTAATGCCATAGCCAATTTCAAAAGGCCAAGCACTAATCTTGGCCACATTATCGCTGATATTTTCTATAGTAAATTCTGTTGGTGTATAAGCAGATGTTGTAATATATCTCATATTCAACTCCTTTATTATTTAGAATAAAGCTCAACGATAAATCTTTCCTCTACTGGAATGACAACTTCTTCTCTTTCAGGTTTTCTGGTGAAAATTCCAAATCTTTTATCTTTTTCCACATCTACCCAAGCAACGATTCCAGTTTGCGCAGTAAGTTCGATTGCTCTTGTAATTTGAGGATTATTTTTGCTTTTTTCTATCACTTCAATTTTCGCACCAGCTTCTACTCTAAAGCTAGGGATATCCACTCTTTTTCCATTAACTAAAATGTGTCCATGAGTTACAAGTTGTCTTGCAAAACGACGAGTAGTAGCAAAGCCCATTCTATAAACTACATTATCAAGTCTTTGCTCTAAAAGTTGGATGAGTAAAACCCCTGTATTTCCATCTTTTCTAGCAGCTTCTGCAAAAAGTCTTCTAAATTGTTTTTCGCTCACGCCATACATAAATTTAGCTTTTTGTTTTTCTCTTAATTGAAGTCCATACTCACTGATTTTACCTTTTCTTGCTCCGTGTTGTCCTGGTGCATAAGGGCGTTTGTCAAGTGCGCTTTTTCCTGCTAGCCTTCTTTCTCCTTTTAATGCCAAGCTAACACCAAAGCGTCTTTCTAATTTTTCTACTGGTCCTCTATATCTTGCCATAATTAATTCTCCTAATTTTTATCTTTTCTTAGACACGACGACGCTTAGGCGGTCTGCAACCATTATGAGCTAATGGAGTAATATCTTTCAAGAAAGTTACTTTGATTCCTTCCATAGCACCTACGCTTTTTACAGCGGTTTCTCTGCCGCTTCCTGGTCCTTGCACTTTAATGCCTACTTCTTTAATTCCGTGTTCTTTTGCTTTATTTAAAGCATCTTCTACTGCTTGTTGTGCTGCATAAGGAGTTGATTTTTTAGAACCTTTAAATCCTAAACCACCTGCACTACTCCAAGCGATAGCATTTCCCATTTCATCTGTAACTGTTACCATGGTATTGTTAAAAGTCGCACTAATATAAACAATACCCTTTGCTATATTTTTTTTAACTACTTTTTTCTTTACAATTTTTCTTTTTGCCATTTCTTATCCTTATGATTTTGCACCAACAGTTTTTCTCTTACCTTTTCTAGTTCTTGCGTTTGTTTTTGTTTTTTGTCCGCGAACTGGTAAGCCTTTTCTGTGTCTTAAGCCTCTAAAGCTTCCTAAATCCATAAGTGCTTTGATATCCATAGCAACTTGCTTTCTTAAATCCCCTTCAACCATATAGTTTTCTTGGATTTCTTTTCTGATAGCTGCTGCTTCATCTTCGCTTAACTCATGCACTCTTTTATCATAAGAAATGCCTGTTTTGTCTAAGATTTTTCTTGAAGTAAAAAGTCCTATACCATAGATATAGGTGAGTCCATATTCAATTCTTTTTTTCTTTGGTAAATCCACACCTGCAATACGAGCCATGTTTATCCTTGTCTTTGTTTATGTTTTGGATTTTCGCAAATAATGCGAACTACGCCTTTACGGCGAACTACTTTGCACTTGTCGCACATCTTTTTAACCGATGGTCTCACTTTCATGAGTTCTCCTTAAAATAAATTCCACTTGATTTACGACTGCATCAGGTTTTATGAATAACCAACTATTTTTAAAATAAGTGGTGAATTTTAAAAATACCTCTTCATATAGTTCGATACATTTTGTCGCAAAAACGCTAATTTTATCTAAAAAAAACTTTTAAATAACTTAGATTATTTATATCTAAAAGTAATGCGTCCCTTATCTAAGCTGTAAGGTGTAAGCTCCACCTTCACTTTATCACCTGGCATTATTCTAATATAATGCATACGCATTTTACCTGCAATATGGCACAAAATCACATGCTTGTTATCAAGTTCCACCTTAAAAGTTGCATTAGGCAAAGCCTCAACAACGGTGCCATCTATTTCAATAACATCGTCTTTAGCCAAATTTTCTCCTTTCATAAAAAATACAAAGCCAAGATTATACCAAAAAATCTTTGAATTTATGAAAAATTAATTTTGCAAATAATCTTTTAAAATCATTTCAAGTTTTGATTTTAAATTTATCGGTTTTAGAATTCTTATATAAGGTATCCATTGTTTTACCACATTTAAGAGTTCATCATCATAGGAAAAATACACTTTTAAAGTATAACTTTGCTCATCTTCATCGATAAATTCAAAATTGTGCAAAATATTTTTTCTAAAAAAATACTCCTTGGCACTTTTGCTAAGCCTTATAATGGCTTCTTTGCTATCATCTAGCCAGATATTTTTATCATTTAAAATTTGATTTATAAATTCTTTTTTTAGAATAAAGCTTTTTGAAGTAGTGGATAAATCTTTAATTTTGCTTACACTAAAATGTTTTAATTTATTGTTTTCATCAGCTATTAAATACCAAATTCCTTGATAGTTTATAAGTTTATAGGGCTTAACCTCCCTTTGCTTCTCTTTATAAGTAAAAGTGATTATAAAATTTTTTAAAATAGCCACGCTGATTTTTTCAAAACTTTCATAATCAATCTTTTCAAAACCATCATTTTTTACCATAAAAATGCCATTTATCTTAGAACTTAGCAAATCCGTTACAAAGCGTTCATCAAGCTTAGGATAAAGCTCTCTAATGCCACTTAGCATAGCAAAATTTTGTATATCTTTAAAACTAAGCTTGCCGAGTGCAAAAGATTCTAAAAAATACCTTCCATTTTCTTTTTTAATAGGCATAAAGGAAAGCCTTTGGTTTAAATCTCTTTGTATGGTTCTAATGTCCACATTAAACTCACTTGCTAACTCTTCTAAACTAAAGCTTCCTCCATCATTAAAACGCATTAAAATTTGTGCTAAACGCACTGCAAGTTTATCGTGTGCCATATATTATCTTTGTTTATATTTTAAACGATTCGTCGCTCGCCATAAAATTATCAAATTCTTCTCTTGTTACAAATAAATCATTGACACCATATACACTAGCTAATTTTATAATGCTTTGATTTGCTTTATCATAATTTTCTTTATTTAAAGCATTTTGTAGCTCATTGAAACTCGTTTCGCCCATATTTTGCAAATTTATCGTATAATCTGCGATATATTTTTCCAAATTATCAAGATTTTCCATCATTTTAGGCATAATTACATCATATACTCTTTCGATTTCTTCTCTTCTTTGTTTAGCCATATTAGCTGCAGCACAAATTCCAAAAAATGCATTGATAGTCAAATCTATAGTTTTTGAAAACAAAATAACAGCTACAGAGCAAACAAATATTGAAATTCCAATTGACAAAATACCCGCTATGGTTTCACCTAAAATTAGCTTTAGCTTATTTGAGATTTCTGCTTCTAATGCAACTGCAAATACAGTCATAACTGCTGAAAATAAAGATTTAAGAATGGTTTTGATAAGTTCTGCGTAGTTTGTGATTTTTCCAGTTATATAAGAATAAATCTCATTCCATATTGATTTTGCTGCATTTCTAATATTGGTCCAAAGATATTTTAATTGCCCGCCTATCTTTTTAAAAAATTGCGATATTATAGTTACTAAACCATCAATCATCCCAAAACTTGCACCTCTTGCATAAGAATCTGAACCTTTTTTAATCACTTCAGTGATTATCCTTTTAATTCTAGTGCTAAAATCTTGTGAATTATTATCTAAAAATTCATCTTTAATTTCCCATAAAACACCACTTGCAAAAGTGCTAAGCACAACACTTGCCGCATCACTTATTCCTGTTTGATGGATATTATTCAATGTTTCTTTGGCTTGATTTTTTAAAGCATTTTTCATAGGCTCGTTGGTATGTGTATGATTTTTATCTTTCTTATCGCCTTTTACATATCCTGCTTCTTCTTTATTAGAACCCATTTTAAGTTTGCTAAATTTTTCTTCATATTCTTTTAAGGTTTCTTTATTTTTTTCTGAGGGATGTTTTTCAAAATTTAGCTTTGCTTGTTCTAATTTTTCTTTAGCGTTATTATAGGCATTTTCATCCACTCTTACGCTATCTACTCCTTCAAAATACCTATTATATTTGTTGCTAAATATATTATCATTTACAGCTTTTAGTTGCTCTGTGGTAATATTGCCATTTTTATCAATCATAACAACATCAACTAAATTGTGATTTGTGGTGGCATATTTCATTAATTTTTCATTTTTTGCTATTGCCTTTATTTCTTCTGAACTATAATTTGCTAAAATATTTTCTTTTCTTTCTTGGCTATATTTACCACCAATTTCTTCATTATTATAAACCGCTTTAATATCAGCTAGTTCATCTGTAGTAAAGCTTCTTTCTCCTGTTTTATAATAAGTGTTTTTAATATTTTCTTTTCCCACTTCTAAGGTTTCAAAAGACTGCCCAAAACCATTTGGATTATCGCCATGTTGCTTTATGGTTTTTTGTGTATTTGTAGTGTGTTTTGCACTCTCCACCATTGCTCCATAAGAATTTAAATCAAAGATATTTAAATCGAGTCTTGCTAAGCTTTGTGTGCCTAGTTGATCAATTAATTCATCAAATAATAATTTCTTATTCATTTTATTCTCCCAAATTTAAGAGGTAAAACTACCTCTTATAAGCTTTGAATTTCTTTGCTTAAATCTTTTGCTACCTGCACAGCTTTTTTAAATTCCTCATTGACTTCACCTTCTTCAGTTAAAACATTAACTTTGCATATTCCGCTAATAGCCTTAACCAAATTTACAATATATTGCGTATATGATTTTTCTCCATTGCTATATTTAGAATAATCATTTTCTCTAATAACCATTAATTTAAAAGTGCTCAATTCATTTGATAATACTCCATCTAATTTTTGAATCATTTCCAAAGAATTCATAACAATGGTTGCAATAGCATTTGTAGCTACCGTCGCAGTATCCATTTCTTGTGCTGTTACTTTAACTTTTGCTAAATTACTTCTTGCATCATCTAAAGCTTTTTCTCCCATTTTTGCGTATAAAGATCCACTTACAGCCAAGACAGGTGCAGCCACTATACCGCCTAAAACTGCCATTCCCCCAGCCATACCAAGGCCTCCAGCAGCTAAACTTCCACCGCCAAGCCAAGCCAAAGTAGCATTTGTAGCTGCTGCTCCACTTAAAGATGCTATTGCTGTTCCCGTTGAAGCACTAGCAAGCATTCCAACACTTCCATATGCTCCAATTCCAGCTAACGCTCCAACCCCTAAAGACGCTATTCCACCTCCTGCTAATTCTGTAAAACTTACTACACTTTCTCTAGTGAATTTAACAAATTCTTGAATATTAAAATTTAAATCATCTTTTGAAAAATCTTGCGTTTCAACATTTTTCATTTTTGAAAAAATTTCTACGAATTCTTTAAAAGAATTTTGATGAATATGTAATTTGGCTTTACCTAAATTCTCTAAAGAATTTTCTGCGTCACTTCTTGCTTGTTCTAATTTTTCTTTTGAAAAATTAAATATACTCTCTGCACTATCGTTTATAGAGTTAGCTTCGGACTTGTCTTTGAAACCATCATAAGCTTTTTTTGCGCCAAAAGCACCTGCTGCTAATGCTATACCACCTAAAATAAATGGAACTGCCATTTTAATTCTCCTTATTTAAAAAATTAATTCTATATTTTTTCTCTATATTAAATTTTTCTTGTAATGAGTTGCAGATTTTTATATTTTCATTATAAAAATCAATTTTACTCATTTGTTTAGAAAAGTATTTTTCATACAATTCATCCACTCTACAAACCAAAGGACGATTATGATAAATTTTGCAAGTATTATCATTTTGCAAATTTACACATACGCCATTATTATTAAATTCCTTTAACTCATCTACTTTGCCTATATTTTTACAACATATTCCACAAGATGAGCAAGGAAAAATTTCATTTTTCATTATTTTTGATTTTTTCAAAACCTCCTACTATTGAATTAATATTAATGCCTTTGGGTTTTGCTTTGTATAATTGTCTTAAAAAAGCTATTTGTATCACTAAAGGCATTGTTACCCTATAAGCAGGACCTGCTAAATCTATAGCAGTCCAAGCTCCAGTAATCGCCCAACCTATAGGACCTGTGAATATAGTAACAACACGCCCTAGTGCAGTACCAGCAAGAATGGAACCGCCAGTAATTATAGGTGGTATGCAACCTATACCCATAAGAATAGTTCTATTTATCACAAAAGGTATTATTAGACTTTGTTTTATTAAAATTTGCAAACTTGCCATTAAAGCTTGTTTGTCAAAATTGGTTAGCCTTAAGTCTAATTCTTGAGAGATTGTTTTTATATCCTCTTGACTCATTTTATCTAAAGAAGTTTCTAAAATCTTCATAAAAAGATTTGTTTCTATGAGTTCAGTATCGGCTTTTCTGTTGTAATTGACCTTATATTTATCAGCCACATCACACAAAATTTCTTTGTATAAAATCCCACTCCCTCTAAAAACATTTGCAAGACTATTTCCACCAAATTTTTGAATTTCTTCCAAGATAAGATTTAAATATTTTTGATGATTTGGATAATGTGTTTTATAAAGCTCACTAACACTTAAAAGTTCTGTCCATCTTGCAGAACCATCTTTATCATGTGTAATTATACTTACCAAATCATTTAATTCTTCATTTTTTAATTCCCTTAAAAACTCTAAATCTATATCAAATTTATAAGCCATTCTCTCTCCTTAAAAATTCCGTAAAATTATAATCCCCCCCCCCCTAAAAAGTCAATAAATTTTTTAACACAAGGTTAAAAAATTTTAATCAAAACTTTAAAAAGGTAGGACTTGGGAAATCCATAAAGATTTTTCTCTCATCAACTCATCTTTTTCTTGAAACACCTTGCAAATTTGCTTATCTAACTTTTCCTCTTTTAATGCAAAATACAAACTAGAGATAAGAAACATAGGCATAAAAATCCTAGAAATTATTTGCATTGTTTGTTCTTTCATGGTATTTTTACCGCAAAAATCCACATAAGCTAACAAACAAATTTGTATACCCCCAAGCCTTTCTTTGTCTTTTTCCTCTAAGTCAAATTCCTTAAAATCACGATAATTTAAAGCATTTTTCACTTCAAAATCTTTTTTGAAATTCGCAAATTCTTTATCATTAAAATAACTTGAAAATTGAGTATTTAAAAGTTCAAAATTTTGATAAATTTCTTTTAAATTTTCTCGCATTTAACCCCCTAATCCATCTTATTTATATCTTATAATTGCAACAAAGCAATATTAAAATTAAATTTCATATAGATAAAACTCAAGATGATTTTTGATGCTGTTCCATCATCTTTAAGATATTTATCGCCATACTCTATAAAAGCTTCCATTGTAGTGCCTATTTGTATAAGCTTTTCCTTTTTTAAATCACTAAATAAATATCTATTAATATTATTAATCTCTTCTGCATCGTATTTATAAGCTTTTTTAAATTCTAAAAACTTAGGATCGTTTAAATAACTAGGATAAATTTTCTCCATCTCTTCATATTGCTTAATGACCTTTCTAAGTGTGATAAGATCCTTAAAAATGAATTCATTCCAAGTATTTTTAATCCCTTGATAAATTTTGCCACTACAAGCACCTAGTGCGATTCCACCTAAAGCTAAAACTAATTTTTTCATTTTTTCTCCTTTGTAATTTTGTAAATTAAAATTAAATTAAGTACTACAAAAAGTATATAAAGTGCCACTACGCTATAACTTCCGCTTAAATCTAAAAGCATAAAAGCTAAAATCACGCCCCAAAATATACTCCCAAATACAATCCAAAACACCCCATGAGCAAACAAAGCCACTACGCTAATTAAAACTCCCAAAATTCCTACAATAATCATTTTTGCTTTGCTAAAATTTTGCTTATTCTTCTGTGTATCTCTCTATTTAGGGCATAAATAAATGATGTGTATTTATTTTTGATTTCGTAAAAAGCTTCTAAGGCTTTTAAATTTTTAGCCCGCCTAATGATTTCTTCTAAGTCATCTTTAAATTCTAAATTTATATTTTTTAAATCATAGCTAACATCATCTGTGTATTTTGCTTTGAAATTTAAAAACTCTTTATCTTTTAAATCTTGCAAAAAAGGCTTGCTGTATTTATCTAAAAGATAAAACAAATCAATAATTCTTTCACTATTATTGTTAAGTCTTTTTTCATTAAGTTTTTCTTTGTTTAAACTTTCTTCACTAAAGTTTTCTTCGTCTTTTGTCGTGTTTTCAAAAAAATTGCCTAAATTCTCATCGCAATCGCCTTGTTCTTTTTGGCATTGTTTATCATACCACTTCTTAAGTCCATAGCCACAAGCACCTAGTGCAACACCGCCTAAAAATAAAGTTAATTTATTCATTTTTTCTCCTTGATTTTGATTTCAAGAAGAAGTATAAAATAAGCTTGCGACAGCTTGTGTCATTTGAAAAAATTATTAGAAAAATTTATTGTAAGAAAAAAGAAGCGATTAAGCTTGCCGAATTTGACAAGCTTAATAAAAGATTTTTTTAAGATCGTTTGTAGAATTTAAAGCATTAGCAAAATCAGTATCAATCCCCATCGCAATGATGCTTGCTAGCTCGCCTAAAATGCCTTTAAGCTCCTCTCTTTTATCTTCAACATAAGCCAAAACACCTTCGTAGCCATATTTTTGCAGTATTAAAAGCGGATTTGAAATTTCAAATTCAAAAAGTTTTTGCCCTACATAGACATTAAAAGCATTATCAAAAAGTGCCGTGCCCATAAAAGAACAATTTTGTATGAGCTGCGATATATTTGCATCCAAAGTGCCTTTTTGACTTTCATCTAAATTCGTATCATATGTGCTAATACTTGTATGAATTTTCCTTAAAGCAAGATCTAAAACTTGCAAAGCTCCGATAAAATCATTCGCATCATTGATTTGCGTACAAATTTGACTCGCCTTAAATTCACCCACAGCCTGCACTTTTCCCAAATGCTGCTCTAAAATTTTTAATTCTTTACTCATTATTTATCCTTCAACATGCATTTGGCATTTATAAGCACTTTTCATTCCTTTTTTAAAAGCTCACTAATCCAAACCACAAGATCATTGCTCAAAGAATTTAAGGTTTTATCAAAGGCAGCAACAACACTTTGTATATTTTGATTATCCACCTCGGTTCTATAATCAAAAAATCTCTGTCCAAGCAAAGTCTTATCTTGCGCCCTTATCAAACTCACGCTCATTTTAAGCCACACAAAATTATCATTATCATCAAATACTTGTTCAAAATTATCCATTCTGCTTTCTAGGATATAATCTGGCGAAATTAAACTGTTTTTATTAATCACCGCTTCAAAAATACCGCTATTTTGCAGTTTATGCGTCATAAATGAATAATAACTCATAGTAAGCGGGCTTTCCCACATATGAAATGCATAGCTGTTAAGTTCGTTCTTTTTGAGATAATATATTTGATTGCTTTGTAAATAAAGTGGACTTTGTGGCATCAAAATTTTAATTTTATAATGGGTTTGAGTCAAAGTTTCTGTAGCCAAAAGTTCATCAGAATTTAAAATGAATTTAACCGAAGGAGGATTGATTTCTTTTTGACTAAAAGAACAAGCACTTAAAAAAAGTGCAAAAATACAAAGTAAAATTTTTCTCATCTTTTCTCTCCTGGAGCTGGGTTTTTAGAACTTTTTTTAAAAAGCAAATCCGAAGGACTTTGCTCAAGATTTCTAATAAATTCATTGCTTTGCACCAAAAGCCTTCGTAAAAGCTCTAAATTTACACCTAAATCGTATTTAATTTCATCATATTCATCAAATTTGGTTGAAATCTTTTGTGAAAGATTATTAATAGCATTGGCACTTTTTTCGATAGAATCTAAAGTTTGATTGAATTTTTCGTAATTTGCTGTTTTTTCGATTGCTTTTGCCATTTTGCTGATATCTTCACTGGCGTTGATGATTTTTTGCGTCATTACTTTAGTATCTTTATTTAAAGTCTTACTCACACTTGCCAAATTTTCAAGTGCAATGGAAAGATTTTTCAAATTTTGATCACTTAGTAAAACTTTTGTTTTATTATCAGCAGTTTCAACTAAAGAAAAAAGTTTGCCACTTTGCCTATCAAAAGTGCTTAAAAAACTTTCTTTGATTTTAATGGTAGCGATATTTTTATCACTTGTTTTCAAAAAAGGTGCTTCATTGCTCCCGCCTTGTAATTGTATGAATTTAAGCCCCGTAATGCCTTGAAATTGTAAATTTGCATAAGTATCTTCTTTGATAGGCGTTCCTTTTTTGACTTTGATTAAAATACTCACACCTATACCTTCTTTAGTGTCGATATTGATCTCTTCAACACTACCAATCTCCACCCCCAAAAACCTTACCGGAGCTTTAATCCCGAGTCCTGCGACGGATTCTTGAGTGTAAATTTGATAATACTCAAATTCTTGTTTTTGAGAAAAGCCACTCATCCACATCACAAAAAAAATGCCTGCAAAAAACACTCCAAAAACAAAAAATCCTACAAAAAAATAATTCGCCCTATTCTCCATAATCTACCCCATAAATCTTTGAAAAAGCCGTTCATTTTGCTCTCTTAACTCATCATAAGTCCCACAAAATGCAATTTTTTTCTCTTCTAAAATAATAAAACGATCGAGTAAATTTCCCATACTCTCCTTATCGTGCGTAACTAAAATGATATTTAAATCAAAACTTTGCTTGAGTTTTAAAATAAGCTCATCAAATTCGCGGCTACTATGTGGATCAAGCCCCGAAGTTGGCTCATCTAAAAAAAGTAATTTGCTATCAAGCGCTAAAGCTCTAGCAATAGCCACGCGTTTTTTCATGCCGCCACTTAACTCGCTAGGATATTGCGTTAAAACACTCTCATCCAAGCCTACCATTTTTAATTTCATTCTTACAAGCTCATTGATGGTTTGTGAGTTTAATTTTGTATATTCTTTTAAAGGTATGGCTATGTTTTCAAACACAGAAAAAAAGCTAAATAAAGCACCAAATTGAAAAACCACTCCCCATTTTTGTCGCAAATTTA
This genomic interval from Campylobacter sp. CCS1377 contains the following:
- the rpsD gene encoding 30S ribosomal protein S4, translated to MARYRGPVEKLERRFGVSLALKGERRLAGKSALDKRPYAPGQHGARKGKISEYGLQLREKQKAKFMYGVSEKQFRRLFAEAARKDGNTGVLLIQLLEQRLDNVVYRMGFATTRRFARQLVTHGHILVNGKRVDIPSFRVEAGAKIEVIEKSKNNPQITRAIELTAQTGIVAWVDVEKDKRFGIFTRKPEREEVVIPVEERFIVELYSK
- a CDS encoding ATP-binding cassette domain-containing protein, with product MIIKAQNIITRFGKKLVHDGVSFEVRENEIFGILGGSGSGKSVLLKQMLLLEHFDGGEYEILGTRLKNISEKDALNLRQKWGVVFQFGALFSFFSVFENIAIPLKEYTKLNSQTINELVRMKLKMVGLDESVLTQYPSELSGGMKKRVAIARALALDSKLLFLDEPTSGLDPHSSREFDELILKLKQSFDLNIILVTHDKESMGNLLDRFIILEEKKIAFCGTYDELREQNERLFQRFMG
- the rpsM gene encoding 30S ribosomal protein S13 produces the protein MARIAGVDLPKKKRIEYGLTYIYGIGLFTSRKILDKTGISYDKRVHELSEDEAAAIRKEIQENYMVEGDLRKQVAMDIKALMDLGSFRGLRHRKGLPVRGQKTKTNARTRKGKRKTVGAKS
- a CDS encoding DNA-directed RNA polymerase subunit alpha, producing the protein MRYITTSAYTPTEFTIENISDNVAKISAWPFEIGYGITLAHPLRRLLYTSTIGYAPTAVHIDGVTHEFDSMRGMLEDVALFIINLKKLRFKLKNDSEKETIEFHFKGPKEIYGKDLQNELVEVVNADSYLATINEDADLKFTVIVEKGIGYVPSEEIRNTLTDANFIALDAFFTPVREAVYDLEKVLFEDNPDYEKVVFTITTDGQITPNKAFEHALEAMYKQLSVFDKITNIHNVLKSQASNNDIENAKLLQNITDLNLSARSFNCLEKAGIVYIGELALMSVNELAGLKNLGKKSLDEIKSIMESIGFPVGTSKLSDNKDLLKKKIDELKAQNEG
- a CDS encoding MlaD family protein, producing MENRANYFFVGFFVFGVFFAGIFFVMWMSGFSQKQEFEYYQIYTQESVAGLGIKAPVRFLGVEIGSVEEINIDTKEGIGVSILIKVKKGTPIKEDTYANLQFQGITGLKFIQLQGGSNEAPFLKTSDKNIATIKIKESFLSTFDRQSGKLFSLVETADNKTKVLLSDQNLKNLSIALENLASVSKTLNKDTKVMTQKIINASEDISKMAKAIEKTANYEKFNQTLDSIEKSANAINNLSQKISTKFDEYDEIKYDLGVNLELLRRLLVQSNEFIRNLEQSPSDLLFKKSSKNPAPGEKR
- a CDS encoding YafY family protein, translated to MAHDKLAVRLAQILMRFNDGGSFSLEELASEFNVDIRTIQRDLNQRLSFMPIKKENGRYFLESFALGKLSFKDIQNFAMLSGIRELYPKLDERFVTDLLSSKINGIFMVKNDGFEKIDYESFEKISVAILKNFIITFTYKEKQREVKPYKLINYQGIWYLIADENNKLKHFSVSKIKDLSTTSKSFILKKEFINQILNDKNIWLDDSKEAIIRLSKSAKEYFFRKNILHNFEFIDEDEQSYTLKVYFSYDDELLNVVKQWIPYIRILKPINLKSKLEMILKDYLQN
- a CDS encoding DUF3944 domain-containing protein, whose translation is MAYKFDIDLEFLRELKNEELNDLVSIITHDKDGSARWTELLSVSELYKTHYPNHQKYLNLILEEIQKFGGNSLANVFRGSGILYKEILCDVADKYKVNYNRKADTELIETNLFMKILETSLDKMSQEDIKTISQELDLRLTNFDKQALMASLQILIKQSLIIPFVINRTILMGIGCIPPIITGGSILAGTALGRVVTIFTGPIGWAITGAWTAIDLAGPAYRVTMPLVIQIAFLRQLYKAKPKGININSIVGGFEKIKNNEK
- a CDS encoding flagellar FLiS export co-chaperone yields the protein MSKELKILEQHLGKVQAVGEFKASQICTQINDANDFIGALQVLDLALRKIHTSISTYDTNLDESQKGTLDANISQLIQNCSFMGTALFDNAFNVYVGQKLFEFEISNPLLILQKYGYEGVLAYVEDKREELKGILGELASIIAMGIDTDFANALNSTNDLKKIFY
- a CDS encoding YkgJ family cysteine cluster protein, with the protein product MKNEIFPCSSCGICCKNIGKVDELKEFNNNGVCVNLQNDNTCKIYHNRPLVCRVDELYEKYFSKQMSKIDFYNENIKICNSLQEKFNIEKKYRINFLNKEN
- the rpmJ gene encoding 50S ribosomal protein L36; the encoded protein is MKVRPSVKKMCDKCKVVRRKGVVRIICENPKHKQRQG
- the infA gene encoding translation initiation factor IF-1 is translated as MAKDDVIEIDGTVVEALPNATFKVELDNKHVILCHIAGKMRMHYIRIMPGDKVKVELTPYSLDKGRITFRYK
- the rpsK gene encoding 30S ribosomal protein S11, with the translated sequence MAKRKIVKKKVVKKNIAKGIVYISATFNNTMVTVTDEMGNAIAWSSAGGLGFKGSKKSTPYAAQQAVEDALNKAKEHGIKEVGIKVQGPGSGRETAVKSVGAMEGIKVTFLKDITPLAHNGCRPPKRRRV
- a CDS encoding ABC-type transport auxiliary lipoprotein family protein produces the protein MRKILLCIFALFLSACSFSQKEINPPSVKFILNSDELLATETLTQTHYKIKILMPQSPLYLQSNQIYYLKKNELNSYAFHMWESPLTMSYYSFMTHKLQNSGIFEAVINKNSLISPDYILESRMDNFEQVFDDNDNFVWLKMSVSLIRAQDKTLLGQRFFDYRTEVDNQNIQSVVAAFDKTLNSLSNDLVVWISELLKKE